In Primulina huaijiensis isolate GDHJ02 chromosome 4, ASM1229523v2, whole genome shotgun sequence, the DNA window ATTTTACTTATCACCTCGGCCCGAGTGTGATTTTCTAGATGGGAACCTTTCCTCTCGCAAAGCTTGGATGAGCTGAAATTTTTACGTAGAGTCTGAGCAGCTTGCTTGGTACTGTGATGTGGATTGGGTCGACCAGTTAACCATTAAAGATCCACCAGTACCTAGACGTGTCATTGATCTAACCCACTTCCTAGCTAGTACCTCGAAGAAGTGTTTTGACATCAAGAGCTTAATCCAGAATGATTGTCTCTGTAGATTTAGGTTATCCAAAAAGGGAATCGAAGTGGAGGGTGAGATATGTATATTTTCCCCAGCCTTTCCACTCTCTTACTGAAAATCAATATTATACTGACTAAGTTTCTTTTGCTTCTTCCATCTTCCCTTTgcccctttttcttttttcctcagAAGAAAGAATTATGAAGTCCGAAATACTCCAGAACATGGAGGAGAAAACTAAAATCAGGTCCTTTTCGAAGTCCTCTACCGCTGAAACCAAAGAAAAGCAGAAGAAAGTGCCCAAGGAGTCCGATGGACAACCGATTAAGAAAACTCTTAAGGTTACTGTTTCGTCCCCGACCTCCCAGGGCTCTGGGAAAGGGACTCATAGTTTTTCCACTGTTCCCGATAACCGCGACTTCGAAGAGGCCGACCCGGAGAAATGCTTCCACAACGATATATCTTTCATAGCCAAACCACTCGGGCCGGTAGCTCTAAATTTTGTTCGGCACTTGGTATCCTCTGAGGATCTTGCCATCGTGAAGGCCGCTTCCGACCTTCAGACTATGAAAGCTATGTCCCTTAATTTTATGCAGGTAACTGACTTTGTCTCTTTTGTATTGATAGTTCTTCTTTAACGAATATATACATTTGCTTCGCAGGCTCTTGTTTGGGCAGACTTGAATGTTCGATCTTAGCTACTTTCTGCTCAAGTCTTACTTCTTCCACATAACATTTCCGTGAGGTCTTCTGATCACCCTTGACTTCCCCTATAGCTTCTCCGACAGGGAACTTGATTTTCTGGTCCAAAGCCGAAGCAATTGCCATGAAAGCGGCCATGGCCGGTCTCCTCAGGATAGCATTATATGATGAGGGAGCATCAGCTATGATCTCCATACTCCAAAGAGGGAGAGATTGATGATCCCGACGGGATGTATAGCGTATCCCGTGAATCCAAATAAAGCCGTGGAAATAGGCTCTACCATGTATTCGCCCAAGTCCATTTGGATCATCGACTCTTTAAACAGAACATTAACAAAACTCCCTGAGTCTACAAAGATACGAGCAACTTCGTAGTCGGCCACCATAGCACGAATGACTAGAGCATCATTATGCGGGTCGGCCACTCTTTTCATGTCTTCGGGTCCAAGCGTATTTTAGTGCTATTAATTTCCATTTTTTCCAATCTTCTACTGCTGGCTTTCCTAGCCCTGTTAGAATCTCCGTCAGTAGGCCCTCAAGATATCATATTAATTACCCCTCGAGGTGGTGGCCGTTCACGGGGTTATGCCTTCGCATATTCGGGTTAGCATTCGGaaaattctctctttggttCGGCGCCGTTCTCCCCTAAGGATCACATTCCTCCCGAGTTCTTTTAGGGGGTCAGCAAGCGCCCCTTTGGCCTGCCAAAATCAACTTCACCTCTGCATCTCCCTGGATGATCCGCTCTATCTCCTTATCTAAATTATGACATTAATTGGTAGTATGACCATAATCCCTATGAAATTCACAATACCTATCTGATTTGGGATTACGAGGTCACCGATCACTGCCCCGAGGCCTTCGGACGAGATGCCATTCATCACGTAGCTCCAAGGCTCGGGATTTGCTAACTTTCAAGGGTGTGTAAGCGGCAAACTGTCCAAGCAATGTAGGCGGATTGAATCCCCCGACCCTTGGCACAGAATTGGTGGGTCTAACTTCTCGTGCTGTCTTGGCTGAAGCCTTCTGTTCACCTTTCTTAGCCGTTTGTACCTCTTCCACGTTCACATACTTTTCTGCTCTAGCCAATAGCTCCTCGAAAGTAGTAGGAAGTTTTTTTCACCAAGGACTTAAAAAAATCACCACCTCTCAACCCTTGGGTAAAGACACTCGTCAGTATATCTAGAGTAGCCGAGGGAACATCGATAAGCATCTTGTTGAACCTCTTAATGAAATCTCGTAGGCTCTCCTGCTCTTGCTGTTTAACATTGAATAAACTCATACCTGTCACTGGATGTTTCTTACTGCTTGGAAATTGGTGGAAAAAGGCTCTACCGAAGTCTTGAAAAGTTCTGATGGTCCCCGACCTAAGCAAATTGAACCATTGTTGGGTCGACATGACCAACGTGGTTAAGAAGGCCCTATACTTGATCGGATCGGATTACTGGTGCAATAATGCCGCATTCTCAAACAAGAGCCTTCGAAGCAAATGTATATATCCGTTAAAGAATAACTATCAATACAAAGGAGACAGAGTTAGTTACCGGCATAAAATTAAAGGACATAGGTTTCATAGCTTGAAGGTCGGAAGCGGCCTTCACGATGGCAAGATCCTCGAAAGATACCAAGTGCCGAACAAAATTTAGAGCTACCGGCCCGGATGGTTTGGCTATGAAAGAGATACCGTGGTTGAGGCATATCTCCGGGTGGACCTTTTCGAAGTCGCGGTTATCAGGAACAATGAAAAAATTATGAGTCCTCTTCCCAGAGCCCTGGGGGGTCGGGGACAAAACAATAACCTTAAGAGTTTTCATTATTGGTTGTCCATCGGACTCCATGGGCACTTTCTTCTGCTTTCCTTTGGTCTCAAGGTAGAGGACTTCGAAGAGGCCCCGATTTCAGCTTTCTCCTCTTCATGCTCTGGACCATTTCGGACTTCATAATTCTTTCTTCTGAAAAAAAGAGAAGGGGGAAAGGGAAGACAGAAGTAGCGAAAGAAACATAGAGTCGGTATAATATTGATTTTCAGTAGGAGAGTGGAGAGGCTGGGGGAAAATATACCTATGTCTCCCTATACTTCATCTCCCTTCTTGCAGAACCTAAATCTACAAAGAAGATCATCCTGGATCAAGCTCTTGATGTCAAAACGCTTTCTGAGGTACTAGCTAGGAAGTGGGTTAGATCGATGACACGTCTAGGTATGGTGCATCTCTAATGGTTAATTGGTCAGCCCAAGTAATATCACAGTACCAAGGAAGATGTTCAGATTCTACGTAAAAATATCGGCTCACCCAACCTTTGTGAGAGGAAGGGTTCCCATATAGAAAATCTCACTCGGGCCGAGGTGATAAGTAAAATTGacctatttcttttcttttgacTTGCACGAAACGATCTAGGAGGACCATTGAGATAGATATATCGAAATACCTGAGCAAGACCCCTAAGGTCAGAAGTGTGCTAAAGGAATTAGGAGCTAGTTGGTTGGGGCATATGAAATAGTGCTCGCAAAAGCATGTCCCCTAGGCGAGCTTGTGCTTGGCCGGGCCCTTGGATGGAGCTCGGCCGAGCCCTTGGGCGGAGCTCGGTCGAGCCCCAAAGCTGGGCTCTGCCAAATACAGGTGTTCGGTCGAGCCCTATTCGTCCGGGACCTAATTACGAATTTGATCTGGTGTCAGAGTAGTATAGTGTTTACGTACGAAGTCCCGCTGCCTCGGGCTTTCGATGAGGGAGAATTTGATATAAGTCTATGTGTGCATGATGGGTGTATGGTAATGCTCGGATTAAGTATATGAGTTAAAATCTAACCCTGGCCTGAGTGCCCAGGCCCTATCCTAAGAGCCTTATCAAATAGCAAGTGCGTGAGTGATTTTTAAATAGAAAGGAATCTCGCGATATGTTTAAATCTTCCAGAATATCCGGGATACTTCCGAATTGGCAGGGATGGAGAAGAGTTAACTTTTACAGAGGAACTTACCTTAGATAGCCATGGCAGATGATGAATCTACAATTGGAGTTTTCATCCCCTATATTATTTGCAACACATTGATTAGGGTGAAGAAAAACCAAGGCGACCGAGATGAAAAACTCTAACTAATCAAGAACACAGGCTTCAAGAAGCACGACATAGCTTATAttagttataatttttaacattCCTGAGCAGACAGCAATATTCAGATAGAAAAACGACTTCTTCAGATACTATAGAAAATCACCGAATTGAGAACTGTATAATAACAAATAGCACTTAGTCCTCCACCAGAGAAAAATTGAGAAAACTTTTCCTTTGAAGTTCAAGAGAAGTTTTCACATGTTAAGGCATTCATTTGATTTGTCCATTCAAAATATGATTAAACAAAACAAAGATGTCAAGATTTATTCCGTCAATTTTCAGAAAGCAAATAAAGTCAGTAACATAGATATATATAATGATATCCTAACGAAATTAAAGATGCTCACCGATTTTCTGTTAAGCCCCCAAAAATATTTAACTTAGCTCTTGTCCAATAAATGTGAAGtgctatctatatatatgttttattacgTACTATGGACCTACTATCTTCAACAGTCACACAACAATTACAACGGTGACAAATATTTAATCAGATTAGCAAAATCCTATCCTCGTTCAAAAGACCATAGCCTTATAACAATTATATAGAGGCAAGATAAATTCATCTAAAATAAAGTTAATTTCATATGaatatatttatcttttctTTCTTCATTTTTCCGTTCAGGAATAGGCATCACgataagaaaataaaacttgCATTGCATTAGTGTTGATCCTTTTCATCTCTTCTCTAGTTtttacttttatgttttgttatgtttttgCGCCCTGCATCATTACTCATTACATATCATCTTTATATAGATCGGTAGCACATTTCTTACCTTTTTCCACAATTTCTGGGATGAATAACAGCTTGACTATACCGTGAAGAGACGATATAATTATGACTTCACCCATCTTTCCCTGACCGAGTTTCAGCTCGGTAGGTTAAGTACATTACATTACTACAGCTTAACAGTTAACATCGATAGCTATTGACATACATAAACCACTGCCCAAGCATTTCAGCAGTTCAGCCAAGGTAACTATGACACTCTAAACAAGCCAGCTATGTATCCATACATGTTACATATGTTCCCAATGGGACCCCTATCACTCTCTAGAATTGTATCATTGATATTTGTCACGTTGATTCTTGTATATGCATAAGATATAAAGCCGAGCTGAATTCCAGCCCAGTTTTATACTTCCTCATGGTTAATTAGGTTATCAAAATTGTCACACCAAACCATATTCAGAAAATACCTAGGTCCCACTAATCAACACAATGAGCATGATTCTTTCTCGAGTTACATTAACCTAATTTTGATAAtccatttttttgtttcttttaaagCTTTGACAGCTAATCTCTATGCTTGCAGAGAGAGTCCTTTGACCTAAAAAACTTAAAACACCGTCCATGAATATTAGGCTCTGAAATATCATTGAACCACTAGCATTTCCCATTAAAGCCAGTATCCAACAGAGACAACGGTAATTCAATACAAAACCATAGAACATATGAACAAATTAAGTAAAAGAAATCACAAATCACCTCAGCACAGACATTAACAACCCTTGGAAGATCATTTCCAAAAGTCTCCATTTCCTTTGAAAGTGTTCTCAGTAATTCAGCTTTAAACTTCTGAGTCTCCTAAATTTTGTTTGCCAAATTACAAATTTTACTcaactattaaaaaaaacaaaaaaacttaaTGAAATTCATAGATATCGTTTGACTTACGGATGCTGCAAATATAGGGTCCGGGTCCGGATAAACGTACTGTTTCGGTGCACTTGCTTTTGCAgtgtataaattatattttgctCGGGAAGAGGGCGGAGATGTCCACCGGATAAGGCACGCATCGCGCAGGATAGCGCTACCGGAAGCCCGAATTCCGGCGGGAACCGCCGTTGGCGCACAGAGTATGAAGTTGCGAAGTGACGCCATTTCTGAGAATGCTAAAAAGAATCTAGAATGGATGCAAATACAAGGGGCGCTCTTGGGTCGGACTTTTGAAAAATGAGTACAGAGAAGTGAAAAGGGAAGCTGCAGAACATTTGTTTTTATCACAAAAAGTGATATATGCACTAAACAAAGGATAAAAACAGAATAACTCGTGTAATGTCGGGTACTGTAGGAATTCACCAAGTCAACTTGtagtttagtttttttattgattattataatgtaaaaacatatttattttaataatattttatgattttattcaattatgatattatactttatctgtttACTCATgcaagttgcatagataaaatctttgaatatacaataggtaccataaGATATGTCTTttaacgtaagatcatgaaactcattaagaagtgtatcgtatattctaaacaggtttctAATCGAATCAACCtcctaaaataaagataaagtttGCTCGAGCTCGATAATAGCATCTGTAATGTAAACGTCACGTTTCATTGGCAAGCGCATGAAGATGTTCATTCACACGGATGAGTGaccatatgatgatgcactgaacaaccctccctcgaattgtccaagtggttctcacttatcgagtgaattAATCCGcagtt includes these proteins:
- the LOC140975344 gene encoding protein PLASTID REDOX INSENSITIVE 2, chloroplastic-like, translating into MASLRNFILCAPTAVPAGIRASGSAILRDACLIRWTSPPSSRAKYNLYTAKASAPKQYVYPDPDPIFAASETQKFKAELLRTLSKEMETFGNDLPRVVNVCAEVFSDFLHNEYGGPGTLLVEPFTEIMLALKEENLPGAVSAARASLLWAQTNVDQDWKDRNSKLH